A stretch of Aerococcaceae bacterium zg-252 DNA encodes these proteins:
- a CDS encoding peptidoglycan binding domain-containing protein produces the protein MPKWSKKIWGVMIATTLSVLMIVFYVAGLFYYQNHFVANSTVLGIPIDDQTVVSAGRLVQEKIADTILEIKEKESEKGTIKLSELDISTELNELLTQKLNQQKSSQWVPAFFGIVRNNIEVSPQSLKFSEEKLLLLIQQLQLNDESRPASQSAYINKEENQFSIVPEVYGQQVNPQSLHLAVLKTLNQGQSIVDIANAYIQPKVKQEDEVISQTMEKLKVMENTSITLTFDGNEVIIPKERIQSWLYVDEEGQAQVNREEVEDYIRELNNQYAGLFLPRYFESTYQGTVQVQPGTYGWYIDRTQEPDAIIENIHAGGVVKREPIIGGSGYGMGDSVGGSYVEVDIANQMMFIYRDWELVLSTPVVTGRVGANTVPGAYQVWNKETPSVLTGHNPITNVDYQQPVSYWIAFDDQAQGIHDANWQPTFGGQAYLSNGSLGCVNTPPSIMGQVYELVDYGMPVIIF, from the coding sequence ATGCCTAAATGGAGTAAAAAAATATGGGGAGTAATGATTGCGACAACGCTCTCTGTATTGATGATTGTTTTTTATGTAGCAGGTCTCTTTTATTATCAAAATCACTTTGTAGCAAACAGCACTGTGCTAGGAATACCAATTGATGACCAAACAGTAGTAAGTGCAGGTCGATTAGTACAAGAAAAGATAGCAGATACAATCCTTGAAATAAAAGAAAAAGAATCTGAAAAGGGTACGATTAAACTATCTGAATTAGATATTTCAACTGAGCTAAATGAATTGTTGACACAAAAATTAAATCAGCAAAAAAGTAGTCAGTGGGTACCAGCTTTCTTTGGGATTGTGCGTAATAATATTGAAGTGTCGCCGCAATCATTAAAATTTAGCGAAGAAAAATTATTGCTACTAATTCAACAGCTACAATTAAATGATGAATCTCGTCCAGCGAGTCAATCTGCCTATATTAATAAAGAAGAAAATCAATTTTCAATTGTCCCAGAAGTTTATGGACAGCAGGTTAATCCACAGTCACTTCACCTAGCCGTTCTCAAAACTTTGAATCAAGGTCAATCAATTGTTGATATTGCGAATGCCTATATTCAACCAAAAGTGAAACAAGAAGATGAAGTGATTTCTCAAACTATGGAGAAGCTAAAGGTAATGGAAAACACTTCGATTACGCTGACATTTGACGGAAATGAAGTTATAATACCAAAAGAAAGAATCCAATCGTGGCTTTATGTCGATGAAGAAGGCCAAGCACAGGTTAATCGTGAAGAGGTTGAAGATTATATTCGAGAGCTAAATAATCAATATGCTGGATTATTTTTACCACGTTATTTTGAAAGTACTTATCAAGGAACGGTACAAGTTCAACCAGGAACGTATGGTTGGTATATTGACCGAACACAAGAACCTGATGCGATTATTGAAAATATTCATGCCGGTGGTGTTGTTAAACGTGAACCGATAATTGGTGGTTCGGGATATGGTATGGGTGATAGTGTCGGTGGTTCTTATGTTGAAGTTGATATTGCAAATCAGATGATGTTTATTTATCGTGATTGGGAGTTAGTGCTCAGTACACCTGTTGTGACAGGGCGTGTTGGTGCAAATACAGTTCCAGGAGCGTATCAAGTGTGGAATAAAGAAACGCCAAGTGTTTTAACTGGGCATAATCCGATAACGAATGTCGATTACCAACAGCCGGTTAGTTATTGGATTGCATTTGATGACCAAGCACAAGGTATTCACGATGCAAATTGGCAGCCGACATTCGGAGGGCAGGCTTATTTATCAAATGGGTCCTTAGGTTGTGTAAACACACCACCTAGTATTATGGGACAAGTGTATGAATTAGTTGATTATGGTATGCCAGTCATTATCTTCTAA
- a CDS encoding DUF402 domain-containing protein, with protein MKQPKEGEFITIKSYKHDGSLHRTWRDTMVLKTSDQAIIGCNDHTLVTESDGRRWVTREAALLYYHKHFWFNIVAMIRKRGVTYYCNLASPYLIDQEALKYIDYDLDIKVFPDGEKRLLDLDEYELHGRRYQYPEEIDRILKYNIQELVRWIEEEKGPFSPQFIEIWYERYIQLTHRKKGKL; from the coding sequence ATGAAACAACCGAAAGAGGGTGAATTCATCACTATTAAAAGTTATAAACATGATGGGTCATTGCACCGTACTTGGCGAGATACAATGGTATTAAAAACTAGCGATCAAGCAATTATTGGTTGTAATGATCATACGTTGGTAACTGAATCCGATGGTCGTCGATGGGTAACGAGAGAAGCAGCGTTATTGTATTACCATAAACATTTTTGGTTTAATATTGTAGCGATGATTCGAAAACGTGGTGTCACTTATTACTGCAATTTAGCTTCTCCTTACTTGATTGATCAAGAAGCATTGAAGTATATCGACTATGATTTAGATATCAAAGTATTTCCTGATGGAGAGAAACGATTATTGGATTTAGATGAATACGAATTACATGGGAGACGTTATCAGTATCCCGAGGAAATTGATCGTATTTTAAAATATAATATCCAAGAACTTGTAAGATGGATTGAAGAAGAGAAAGGCCCATTTTCACCACAATTTATTGAAATTTGGTATGAACGCTATATTCAACTAACCCATCGGAAAAAAGGAAAACTTTAA
- a CDS encoding ABC transporter ATP-binding protein has protein sequence MKMRNRMTIKRLAPLFFKQKISLIIIFILSVLQVGLAIYLPVLMGQAINVMIGQGQVDFVQLLDILKQMGMVIAISSLVQWVNPQLYNRLILKMMTILRQEILEKIHRIPMQQFDRLSTGDLVTRVVSDIEQLSDGLTMIFSQFVIGVLTIFVTIITMLQLDWFMMMIVVLLTPLSLFFARFIAKRSYHLFRKQTSARGQHGQMVEETIQQLEVVRVFNGQASTLEKFIKINDEYAQNSQDAIFYSSITNPGTRFINAIIYAILTFIATMRIINGTFTVGELTTFLNYVNQYTKPFNDISSVFSEIQGALACAERIFEIFDMPVLTETGQQQIAHQQLKGAIAFEEVAFSYEATQPLITDLNVKVQPGQKVAIVGPTGAGKSTIINLLMRFYEVDSGLILIDDESITQYTRESLRQNFGMVLQETWLKTGTIYENIAYGYPNASRESVIQAAKAAHAHHFIEQLPNGYDTYLEDGGENLSIGQQQLLCIARIFINVPQLLILDEATSSIDTRTEILIQKAFDKLMTGRTSFIIAHRLSTIQTADLILVMQDGKIIEQGNHEQLMRQQGLYYQMQHTRESA, from the coding sequence GTGAAAATGCGTAATCGAATGACAATTAAACGTCTAGCACCTTTGTTTTTTAAACAAAAAATATCACTCATCATCATTTTTATATTAAGTGTTCTTCAAGTAGGTTTAGCAATTTATTTGCCTGTGTTAATGGGGCAAGCAATTAATGTAATGATTGGACAAGGGCAAGTGGATTTTGTTCAGTTGCTCGATATTTTAAAACAAATGGGAATGGTAATTGCGATTTCATCATTAGTTCAATGGGTGAATCCACAATTATATAATCGCTTGATTTTAAAAATGATGACGATATTACGACAAGAAATATTAGAAAAAATTCATCGGATACCGATGCAGCAATTTGATAGATTATCAACGGGTGATTTAGTGACACGTGTTGTTTCCGATATAGAACAGTTGAGTGACGGATTGACCATGATTTTTAGCCAATTCGTTATCGGTGTTTTAACCATTTTTGTCACGATTATCACAATGCTACAATTAGATTGGTTCATGATGATGATAGTAGTGTTGCTGACACCATTATCCTTGTTCTTTGCACGATTTATTGCTAAACGTAGCTATCATCTTTTCAGAAAACAAACGAGTGCTCGCGGTCAGCATGGGCAAATGGTAGAAGAAACGATTCAGCAGTTAGAAGTAGTGCGTGTATTTAATGGGCAAGCATCAACATTAGAAAAATTTATAAAAATCAATGATGAATATGCTCAAAATTCACAAGATGCAATTTTTTATTCTTCCATAACCAATCCAGGTACTCGATTTATCAATGCGATTATTTATGCTATTTTAACTTTTATTGCTACAATGCGAATTATTAATGGCACCTTTACCGTAGGAGAATTAACGACCTTTTTAAATTATGTCAATCAATATACAAAACCATTTAATGATATATCGAGTGTATTTTCAGAAATACAAGGGGCATTAGCCTGTGCAGAACGCATTTTTGAAATATTTGATATGCCGGTTTTAACGGAAACAGGTCAACAGCAGATAGCTCATCAACAATTGAAAGGTGCTATTGCATTTGAAGAAGTTGCATTCAGTTATGAAGCGACTCAACCATTGATCACCGATTTAAATGTAAAGGTACAACCGGGGCAAAAAGTGGCGATTGTAGGGCCGACTGGTGCAGGAAAATCAACGATTATCAATTTGTTAATGCGTTTTTATGAAGTGGATAGTGGTTTAATTTTAATTGATGATGAGTCGATTACGCAGTATACACGTGAATCATTACGTCAAAATTTTGGTATGGTCTTACAAGAAACATGGTTAAAAACCGGTACGATTTATGAAAATATTGCGTATGGTTATCCTAATGCGTCTCGTGAATCAGTGATTCAAGCAGCTAAAGCGGCACATGCACATCATTTTATTGAACAATTACCAAATGGTTATGATACATATTTAGAAGACGGTGGCGAGAATTTATCAATTGGGCAGCAACAGTTATTGTGTATAGCGAGAATTTTCATCAATGTACCACAATTACTGATTTTAGATGAGGCAACATCATCAATTGATACACGTACAGAAATCTTGATTCAAAAAGCATTTGATAAACTGATGACAGGACGAACAAGTTTTATTATCGCTCATCGTTTGTCAACGATACAAACGGCTGACCTTATTTTAGTCATGCAAGACGGTAAAATTATTGAGCAAGGTAATCATGAGCAATTGATGCGTCAACAAGGATTATATTATCAAATGCAACATACACGTGAGAGTGCATAA
- a CDS encoding ABC transporter ATP-binding protein: MKSLAIFFKGYYKESILGPLFKLFEALLELTIPMIVAQVINTALSSRDTSLIIRYIILMLILGLIGFVFSITAQYFSAKAAVGFTRQLNERVFEKVLALPKSALDITSPASLVNRLTNDTLQIQSGLNIFFRLFLRSPFIVLGSLVMAVKLEPQVTLVFSSMIILLFMIVGGILYATAPLFTKVRYTLDRLVQQTRQQMKGMRVIRAFRQEQREIDEFQATNTTLYRQQLFVTNINLLTNPLTYVVVNIALIVILWQGSHWIHDGVIQQGSIVALVNYLLQILVELVKLTMVVTMLNKSYTSAKRVAEVLNEVDETDTFVNGELTDSQALYQFEHVQFTYPNGQSPALHQLDFSIRSGEFFGIIGGTGAGKSAILELITKTYDTSKGAIAINNQLIDVSTRKSVRNAISLVPQLATLFQGTVRSNLQMAYPQATDEEMWRALTVAQAADFIRSKDGLDTAVTAFGRNFSGGQRQRLTIARALVKPAQIYIFDDSTSALDYLTEARFQQALKEQYGNRTIIMISQRTHSVASADQILVLNEGEQVGLGTHEKLLDTCPVYREIHQSQQVKEVSENA; the protein is encoded by the coding sequence GTGAAATCATTAGCTATATTTTTTAAAGGTTATTATAAAGAAAGTATTTTAGGCCCTTTATTCAAACTGTTTGAGGCTCTATTAGAGTTGACGATTCCGATGATTGTTGCTCAAGTGATTAATACGGCATTATCAAGTCGGGATACTTCATTAATTATTCGTTATATTATTTTAATGCTAATACTAGGATTGATAGGCTTTGTTTTTTCGATTACAGCACAGTATTTTTCTGCCAAAGCAGCCGTAGGTTTTACACGACAACTCAATGAGCGTGTGTTTGAAAAAGTATTAGCTTTACCGAAAAGTGCATTGGATATAACTTCTCCGGCGAGTTTAGTCAATCGTTTAACAAATGATACTTTACAAATACAATCTGGCTTAAATATATTTTTCCGATTGTTTTTACGCTCACCATTTATCGTCTTAGGTTCATTGGTAATGGCAGTGAAATTAGAACCGCAGGTGACACTTGTGTTTTCCAGTATGATAATCTTATTGTTTATGATTGTAGGTGGCATATTATACGCAACTGCACCATTATTTACTAAAGTTCGTTATACATTGGACAGATTAGTGCAACAGACACGTCAACAGATGAAAGGAATGCGAGTGATTCGTGCGTTTCGTCAAGAACAACGTGAAATAGATGAATTTCAAGCAACGAATACAACACTTTATCGGCAACAATTATTTGTGACGAATATTAATTTATTAACCAATCCTTTAACATATGTAGTAGTTAATATCGCTTTGATTGTCATTTTATGGCAAGGAAGTCACTGGATTCATGACGGCGTGATACAACAAGGAAGTATCGTTGCTTTAGTGAATTATTTATTGCAAATTTTAGTTGAGTTAGTCAAATTGACAATGGTCGTGACTATGCTTAATAAATCATATACCAGTGCTAAGCGAGTTGCTGAAGTGCTTAATGAAGTGGACGAAACGGATACTTTTGTCAATGGCGAGTTGACAGATAGTCAAGCATTGTATCAATTTGAGCATGTGCAATTTACATATCCTAATGGACAATCTCCTGCATTGCACCAATTAGATTTTTCGATTCGTTCAGGTGAATTTTTCGGTATTATCGGTGGGACTGGTGCTGGGAAATCGGCTATATTAGAATTAATTACTAAAACTTATGATACGAGTAAGGGTGCTATTGCTATTAATAATCAGTTGATTGATGTTTCGACACGAAAAAGTGTGCGTAATGCGATTAGTTTAGTACCACAATTAGCGACTTTATTTCAAGGGACGGTACGCAGTAATTTGCAAATGGCATATCCACAGGCGACTGATGAAGAGATGTGGCGAGCACTCACCGTAGCTCAAGCAGCAGATTTCATTCGTAGTAAGGACGGACTTGATACAGCAGTGACTGCTTTCGGACGGAATTTTTCGGGTGGACAACGTCAACGTTTAACAATAGCACGTGCTTTAGTGAAACCAGCACAAATTTATATTTTTGATGACTCGACTTCGGCACTCGACTATTTAACAGAGGCGAGATTTCAACAAGCATTGAAAGAACAGTACGGTAATCGAACGATTATTATGATTTCGCAACGAACACATAGTGTGGCGAGTGCTGACCAAATTTTAGTCTTAAACGAGGGTGAGCAAGTTGGTTTAGGGACGCATGAAAAATTATTGGATACTTGTCCAGTTTATCGAGAAATTCACCAGTCGCAACAAGTGAAAGAGGTGAGTGAAAATGCGTAA
- the mutY gene encoding A/G-specific adenine glycosylase, which produces MLQSYGWNQQKINQFRSDLLAWYDANKRDLPWRRDNNPYYIWISEIMLQQTQVATVIPYFERFIATIPDIATLAQVDEQVLLQLWQGLGYYSRARNLKIAAQQIVEKHGGEMPKTMPELLALKGIGPYTAAAIGSMAFNLPEPAIDGNLLRVTARLFELDADIAKPSSRKQFAAILYELIDPKRPGDFNQAMMDLGATIMTPTNYYPENSPVKDYDASFINETAENYPVKSKKVKQTHHTMIAYYIQDSSGNVLYRQHLEEELLTGLWHFPMVEYDIDYEAATQKELLEPLAERYRLDWLLHDEVRVNAIAFPVVKHVFSHRVWHVQLISVTLTESNVKEIPSGWQWVSNQDWLILPISTLQKKLEQVRDDRSDS; this is translated from the coding sequence ATTTTACAATCATATGGTTGGAATCAGCAGAAGATAAATCAGTTTCGCTCAGATTTATTGGCGTGGTATGATGCGAATAAGCGTGATTTGCCTTGGCGACGAGATAATAATCCCTATTATATTTGGATTAGTGAAATTATGTTGCAACAAACACAAGTGGCAACTGTCATTCCGTATTTTGAACGATTTATTGCGACAATTCCAGATATTGCCACATTAGCACAAGTGGATGAGCAAGTATTGTTGCAGTTGTGGCAAGGATTAGGTTATTACTCGAGAGCTAGGAATTTAAAAATTGCAGCACAACAAATTGTAGAAAAACATGGTGGCGAAATGCCTAAGACCATGCCAGAATTATTAGCATTAAAAGGAATAGGGCCTTATACGGCAGCTGCAATTGGTAGTATGGCATTCAATTTACCTGAACCAGCGATTGACGGAAATTTATTGCGTGTCACAGCACGATTGTTTGAACTAGATGCCGATATTGCCAAACCGAGTTCACGCAAACAATTTGCTGCGATTTTATATGAACTGATTGACCCAAAAAGACCAGGTGATTTTAATCAAGCGATGATGGATTTAGGTGCGACAATTATGACACCGACAAATTATTATCCTGAAAACAGTCCGGTAAAAGATTATGATGCATCATTTATTAATGAAACGGCTGAAAATTATCCAGTAAAATCGAAAAAAGTAAAGCAAACACATCACACAATGATTGCTTACTATATTCAAGATAGCAGTGGGAATGTTTTATATCGTCAACATCTTGAAGAAGAATTGTTAACTGGATTATGGCATTTTCCAATGGTTGAATATGATATTGATTATGAGGCTGCCACTCAAAAGGAATTGTTAGAACCATTAGCTGAGCGTTATCGCCTTGACTGGCTTTTACATGATGAAGTTAGGGTAAATGCAATAGCATTTCCAGTCGTTAAGCATGTATTCTCGCATCGTGTGTGGCATGTTCAACTGATTTCCGTTACCTTAACAGAGTCGAATGTCAAAGAAATTCCAAGTGGCTGGCAGTGGGTTTCCAATCAAGACTGGTTAATATTGCCAATTTCAACTTTGCAGAAAAAATTAGAACAAGTGCGGGATGATAGGAGTGATTCGTAA
- a CDS encoding RecX family transcriptional regulator has translation MKLTKIERQKKNTERYSLYIEGEFWLGVHESVLIQFGLYKAQDITTSTMQEIIASEYAQSVYLRGVHYLSYGLRTIQEMCDYLFEYVDERAKEEAADLSEQRPDLVVESVVQRLIEQKYLDDLMYSQSYIRTHANLNYKGPTLLKHQLRQKGVADTLIDEALQEYPSQQQLENAELIVNKYIASKTNYPPKKLVEKLREQLRKKGYEQEIIQSVLQMVDVSTQEDQQDELLIKEADKALRRLSRKYDGYLLKQKITETLLRKGFDYDAIKRWQEDNSEVFDN, from the coding sequence ATGAAATTAACAAAAATTGAACGTCAAAAAAAGAATACTGAGCGTTATAGCCTATATATCGAAGGTGAGTTTTGGCTTGGTGTACACGAATCGGTACTTATTCAATTTGGACTTTATAAAGCACAAGATATAACAACTTCGACCATGCAAGAAATTATTGCAAGCGAATATGCACAGAGTGTCTATTTAAGAGGGGTTCATTATTTATCGTATGGTTTACGAACAATTCAAGAAATGTGTGATTATTTATTTGAATATGTTGATGAGCGAGCAAAGGAAGAGGCTGCTGATTTGAGTGAGCAGCGACCGGATTTAGTAGTTGAATCAGTTGTGCAACGATTGATTGAGCAAAAATATTTAGATGATTTGATGTATAGTCAGAGCTATATTCGAACACATGCGAATTTGAACTATAAAGGGCCTACATTATTAAAGCATCAATTGCGACAAAAGGGTGTAGCCGATACGCTTATTGATGAGGCTTTACAAGAATATCCATCACAACAGCAATTAGAAAATGCTGAACTGATTGTGAATAAATATATTGCTAGTAAGACGAATTATCCACCTAAAAAATTAGTTGAAAAATTACGTGAGCAATTGCGTAAAAAGGGTTATGAACAAGAGATAATACAAAGTGTCTTGCAAATGGTTGATGTATCGACACAGGAGGACCAACAAGATGAATTATTAATAAAAGAAGCAGATAAAGCTTTGCGTCGCTTATCTCGCAAATATGACGGTTATCTGCTTAAACAGAAAATAACAGAAACATTATTACGCAAAGGGTTCGACTATGATGCGATAAAACGGTGGCAAGAAGATAATTCGGAAGTATTTGATAACTAA
- the recN gene encoding DNA repair protein RecN, whose translation MLQSIMIESFAIIEQVTIDFSNHMTVLSGETGAGKSIIIDALGILCGGRGSNEYIRQGSDKLVVEGMFSFDEVPLALIRTLDELGIDSSSLSADGLIIRREITQQGKNIIRVNGQLINVTALKRIGEHLVDIHGQNEHQALLDNTQHLALVDQLGDAEFEQLKADYQQAYEHYQAVRTKWQQSQKNEQEQLQRLSFLEFQVSEIEAANLSQDEYETLEQTSQRLQNAVKIAQGVSAINYLLSEHESSVLGNLNEVIGEMAQIQHYHDAFPALYEQLKSMRFDLQEVAHEIAMSGDFGEDDSQSIDEIEARLSELGQLKRKYGMEIDEIMAYYDQISEEIYQVKHREDYLKELSQEFNVVYQKAVVLAQQLHDARVVLAEQLVKAIEKELADLYMPHSRFDVQFQTVESQRFDLVEIGAVEFLQLNELGFDIAEFYAITNVGEASKPLVKVASGGELSRFMLALKAVFSRQSKERVMVFDEIDTGVSGRVAQAIAEKIAQIAQMNQVLCITHLAQVAAIAAQQLYIQKIVENNRTHTAVALVNLDERIEILANMISGKQITDSSRQLAKEMLAEMQAVKQRLG comes from the coding sequence ATGTTACAAAGTATCATGATAGAATCCTTTGCGATAATTGAACAGGTGACGATTGATTTTTCCAATCACATGACCGTTTTATCGGGGGAAACTGGTGCAGGAAAGTCGATTATTATTGATGCATTGGGAATTCTTTGTGGTGGTCGTGGCTCAAATGAATATATTCGTCAAGGTAGTGACAAATTAGTAGTTGAAGGAATGTTTTCATTTGATGAAGTGCCACTTGCGTTAATTCGGACATTGGACGAACTGGGAATTGACAGCAGTTCTCTGTCAGCAGACGGTTTAATCATTAGACGTGAAATTACGCAGCAAGGTAAAAATATTATTCGTGTCAATGGTCAGCTCATTAATGTGACAGCATTGAAACGTATCGGCGAACATTTAGTTGATATCCATGGGCAAAATGAACATCAAGCACTACTTGATAATACGCAGCATTTAGCGTTGGTAGACCAGTTAGGTGATGCTGAATTTGAACAGTTGAAAGCAGATTATCAACAAGCATATGAACATTATCAAGCTGTTCGTACGAAATGGCAACAGAGTCAAAAAAATGAGCAAGAGCAATTACAACGTTTGAGCTTTTTAGAGTTTCAAGTCAGCGAAATCGAAGCAGCGAATCTCTCACAAGATGAATATGAAACATTAGAACAAACGAGTCAACGCTTGCAAAATGCAGTTAAAATTGCTCAAGGGGTATCGGCTATCAATTATTTATTATCGGAGCACGAAAGTAGTGTTCTAGGTAATTTGAACGAAGTCATCGGTGAAATGGCACAAATTCAACATTATCATGATGCTTTTCCAGCTCTTTATGAACAATTAAAATCAATGCGTTTCGATTTACAAGAAGTCGCTCATGAAATCGCAATGAGTGGTGATTTCGGTGAAGATGACAGCCAATCCATTGATGAAATTGAAGCGAGATTGAGTGAATTAGGGCAATTGAAACGCAAATATGGTATGGAAATTGATGAGATTATGGCTTACTACGACCAAATTTCAGAAGAAATCTATCAAGTAAAACATCGTGAAGATTACTTAAAAGAGTTAAGTCAAGAATTTAATGTTGTATACCAAAAGGCAGTTGTTTTAGCACAACAGTTGCATGATGCACGAGTTGTATTAGCAGAGCAATTAGTTAAAGCGATTGAAAAAGAATTAGCTGATTTATATATGCCGCATAGTCGATTTGACGTGCAGTTTCAGACGGTCGAATCACAACGCTTTGATTTGGTTGAAATTGGGGCAGTTGAATTTCTGCAATTGAATGAACTAGGATTTGATATTGCTGAATTTTATGCTATAACCAATGTCGGTGAAGCGAGCAAGCCATTGGTAAAAGTAGCGAGTGGTGGCGAATTATCACGCTTTATGTTAGCTCTAAAAGCTGTCTTTAGTCGACAATCGAAGGAACGTGTCATGGTGTTCGATGAGATTGATACGGGTGTATCGGGTCGTGTGGCTCAAGCGATTGCTGAAAAAATTGCTCAAATTGCGCAGATGAATCAAGTGCTATGTATTACACATTTGGCACAAGTCGCAGCGATTGCTGCGCAGCAATTATACATTCAAAAAATTGTCGAAAATAATCGCACGCATACAGCTGTGGCACTCGTTAATTTGGACGAACGAATTGAAATATTAGCAAATATGATTTCAGGCAAACAAATTACTGATTCATCAAGACAATTAGCGAAAGAAATGCTAGCTGAAATGCAAGCGGTCAAACAAAGGCTTGGATAA
- a CDS encoding TlyA family RNA methyltransferase, with the protein MKKERLDKLVVQLGLTESREQAKRLIMAGQIYDENNQRYDKPGEKIPADKELHIKGKTMPYVSRGGLKLEKAIKVFDIDMTNQRLLDIGASTGGFTDAALQFGAEMSYALDVGYNQLAYSLRIDSRVEVMERQNFRYSTPADFTRGVPTIASIDVSFISLRLILPPLVDILANDGIVLALIKPQFEAGRERIGKNGIVKDASVHQDVLEEVLQFASSIGYVVEDLTFSPITGGEGNIEFLAKLRNAKQLNNQSWKNVAISEIVAQAHETF; encoded by the coding sequence ATGAAAAAAGAACGATTAGATAAATTAGTAGTCCAATTAGGATTGACAGAGTCCAGAGAACAAGCGAAACGCTTAATTATGGCTGGACAAATTTACGATGAAAATAATCAACGGTATGATAAACCAGGTGAAAAAATACCGGCAGATAAGGAATTACATATTAAAGGTAAAACAATGCCCTATGTCAGTCGTGGGGGCTTGAAGTTAGAAAAAGCAATTAAAGTGTTTGATATTGATATGACCAATCAGCGTTTATTAGATATTGGGGCATCGACAGGTGGCTTTACCGACGCAGCATTGCAATTTGGTGCTGAAATGAGTTATGCACTAGATGTAGGCTATAATCAACTTGCCTACTCGTTGAGAATTGATTCACGAGTGGAAGTAATGGAACGACAAAATTTTCGCTATTCAACACCGGCTGATTTTACACGTGGTGTGCCAACTATTGCGAGTATTGACGTATCATTCATTTCTTTGCGATTGATTTTACCACCTTTAGTGGATATTCTAGCCAATGACGGTATTGTTTTAGCCTTGATTAAACCACAATTTGAAGCTGGACGTGAGCGTATTGGTAAAAATGGAATTGTAAAAGATGCAAGTGTCCACCAAGATGTACTAGAAGAAGTATTACAATTTGCTAGTTCGATTGGTTATGTCGTAGAAGACTTAACATTTTCACCGATTACTGGTGGTGAGGGCAATATCGAATTTTTAGCGAAATTGCGAAATGCTAAGCAGTTAAACAATCAGAGCTGGAAAAATGTTGCGATTAGCGAAATTGTTGCACAAGCACATGAAACATTTTAA